The Pagrus major chromosome 5, Pma_NU_1.0 genomic sequence TAGCTTTTTATGAAGTCGATGTGCTCGTCAATGTTGATTTTTATGAAGCCACCAGTCACAGCCTGGATGAgctaaaacttaaaaaaaaagtttgatgtGCAACAGTTGTAGAATCACAACTTTTCTGGGTGACACCCTGCAGCTGAGAAGCAGGCATGAAATGTGGGAGAGCGAGAAGGACAAACTGGACCAGAGGTTTCTGAACCGGGGACATTTCTGTTGGCCTGGTGATGGAATAGTAAATAGTAAACGGACTTGGATTCGACTGCACCGCTGGCAACACCTGAAAGTACCTCGGACTTAGAATGAGTCTCACTAACTCAGCAACAAACACTGGAACAAAGGAAATAAACGTAACGGTTGCTTTGAATTTCCACAGAAGCTCGTATGGGAACAGGgttataaataaattatgatcAAAGGTAATAAATACctaccttttttctttgtgactctttttttcttcacaggaCTTCCATCAGTCTCACTCTCCTCTGCTTCAactgctgctttctttctcttGGTGGCCTGATGAAGGAGAACAGGGGGACAACAGATATCAGCTTGTTGATGTAAAGCAGAAGGTGGATGTTGCTGCACCGATTGTTCATAATACACAGAAGCCTTTTCTTTAACACAACGACCCgaaagtttgtttttcagtttgctgAGCAGGAAATGTCTTATGGACACTAAACACTCTGCAAGTAAACCATCAGAacatatctttgtttttaactCAAATCAAGAAGCAGAGAGTTTGTAGAGGCTCTCGAGGCCTGCAGCGTCTTCTGATGCTGAGTTCGATGACGAGACAATCACCGAGGCGAGGCCTTGACTTGGTGATGAGACGATCCGACACTTGGAGCCTCCAGCCTTTTGTGTGCCGAGTTTGAGCAAATGCAATTATTGCTCTACCATCTCATCAGCTACCTCCACTCACAGACATTAATCCATTAAAACGTCCAATTATGTGCTCTGCTGTTCTGACCACAGAGCCCAAACAGAAACATTCTGGCTTTCCTTCATTTTAACAGTGAGGGccacaaaaatgaaagtttctcactgctgctgctgacacagcAAATAGTTCATTAACCCTGTCCTCTGCTGAAATCAGAGCCACTGGGGGGGTCTGTAGAGGAAGACTAAGAAAGGGTGGCCTCTGTCCGTCCTTCTTCCCAGGTCTTTATAATATGATTAAAGTATACAAATACAAGCCAACCTGTAACAAACCCCTGTCTCCCCTTAAACAACTGTTTGATCAGCAAACCCTGCCGCGCTGAGTAAAACACAGTACAGCCGTACAGTACAGTTGTATATGGAAAAACACCATATGTCTATCAGCTGTTTGCTGCTGGAGCTAAGATTCAGTGAAAACTGTCTGTAGGTTCATCACACTGTCACttgatacattttataaaatacacATATTGGTTACAGCTGCTGATAGGCTGCTGTGGTTTTGctcctttttaataaatcaaagaTTTGAGTTCCTCCACCACTGCCCCACTTGAACTACttgagttgttgtttgtttcattgtgtgtgtgtgtgtgtgtgtgtgtgtgtgtgtgtgtgtgtgtgtgtgtgtgtgtgtgtgtgtgtgtgtgctgaccttGGTAGGAGGTGGTACAGCTCCATTGACAGGAGTGAACTCCAGCTTGCCGTCATCTTTAGCTTGGATAGCCTTCAGTCCTGCCCTCAGGATGGAGCGCAGCTTCTCATACGCTGGTTTGTCTTCGTATGTCAGAGATTTAACTTCCTCCATGAACCTCTGGATCTCATCTGCAACACAACAGAGCAACACTCTGGCACACCACAAACGTGTATACTCATCACCATTTTGTGATATGTATTAGTTAGCTCTAGGAAGGCTCCTCATAAAGTGCCCTGATCCATGCTTTGTGATGAGGACTATATAAATAAGCCTGACTGGACGAGAACATCTCTTCTCTCGTGCTACACACCATCTTTGCTCCAACACACTGTCACCATAATGTTCTCCTCTGCTCAGCATCCTGCCTAATGCCTTATTTTTTGGTGTGACTTTCCTCAGACTTGACAAACAGCCACAAACACGCACATAGACAGAGATGTAAACAGTTTGGTTGTGCTCAGCggagcagaaggaagcatgtTGATGCTTCGTGTTGATGCTTCGTGTTGGTTTCTTCTGCCTGAAGGCATAAACTGCCTGTAGGTCAAGGTGCCAACATTAAAATGGCAACTCTACTCCACAGCGTGACAACAAGACGCAAAAGACACCATTTACAGTCTGCACTAAAAGTATTAGCTGCAGAGAGTGGGTCTTTAAAGGATGATAGATGTGGtgaaatataaatgcaacaatATTTATGACCAGGAATGAACAATATGATTAAGGTCCTTCACCATGATGGAAGAAACGTCTGACAGCAACATATTCTGTGATCAGGATGATAAAAGATTTTATCACAAGCACACAATAAGTTGATCTCGGTGAATTTTCATCGTGAATCATGATAATTGTGAATATGCTCCATGAATGACTTGGAAAAGCCGTCTCTCTCACTGACGTACAGTTGTATATTGgttttcctgatttattttgaaattaagaTGCTTCGATTTTTggtttttcactaaaaaaaagaTATGTGTCCTAAACAAAATGTAACGTTCGCATGGTTCCATTATGTTTAGTGCCATTTTAGTTTGTATTTCAGAGGTTTAAGAATGTTTTGAGGATTTTCAGGATAACATTGCAATAATGTTGGACAGAATATTGACCCCATGTCTGATTGTGATACATAGAAATGTCAGTAAATCAGGAGAAAAATATGAATAGATCAAATAAGTAGATAGGTCGTCTGTCTAAAGCAGCAATGGACTTTAACAACCAGAGATCATATTACCCATCCCCATTGGTAGATAATTATCAAAATGATACTATGCACTGCAGACAGAGACTTGGCTCTCTCTGGATGCTCCGTGGACTCTTTAATTCTCCCTCCACACTTTCAACAGCTCTAATGATGAACATGGTACGAGCAAAAAAACTTATTCTCAAAGACTGGAAGACACTGAAGCCACCACGCTTTAGAAAATGGTTGCATGAACTTATTTCAGTTATACACAATAAGATGGGGTCTGCGTCCCGACCCGGATTATTAGTGACCTCTGCTGTAGTGTGTGATGCACAGCTGTTGTCAGGTCTTGTAGTGTTTGCAGGTTTGAGACGACAGAGAAGAAGATCTGCGACGATTCTTTTTATGTTCACGATGCAACTGGAATACAGTTATTTAGGATTTTAAAACTCCTGTAGTGTACGGTAGAATTCAATGTACACCATATGTTAACTGTCAATTTCCACACCACAGTGCACTTTGAAGCTGGTATATCACTGCAGCTCTACTCCAGCCTGGAGCCCTGTCTCATCATGACCATGCATAATAACAAGGTGAACAGTTTGTCATCGCAAAcctgttattttttccatgatccCCTCCAGGCCGTGATTGGTTGGTTCATAAAAAGTGGCACTGACAAGAGCATGTTTAAACAGAAGTTACCTGATACAGCTGAATAGCCAACTAGCCAAACCTAAACCCAACTTATTTTATCTCGATGTCTCTCGTCTTAACGCTTCAGCAGCAGAACCTTGACAGTTGAACTGGTTTGACTGGGTTCAGTGAgctgctccctcctctctgctgccacTGCCTTCAGGCTTGCTCGGCTCAAACGAATGCCTGGTAAAGCGCTAAATGAATAATTTGttatttcaaaacatttggCTGCATCAGCCTCGAGGGATGTTTAGCATCACCTTTACTCTGGAATGAGACGGTGAGCTTTAATCCCTTTGTAAAACTTTTCAATTAAAGCTCACGCTGCTGAAGGACTGGTTCTACcatgttgtctttgtgtgtgtgtgtgtgtgtgtgtgtctttcttaCCTGGCTTGTCTTGAGGGGAGAAACACTTGGTCAGAAATTCAGAGATGTTTTCTTGACTCCTGCGAGGGAGAACCAAATAGCACGATTTACCCTGAacagtttgaatattttctgtgtaCTACATTCACCTCACGCTACTTTCTGTTGcctggctgcagcagagaagctcATGCTCTCACTGACAGAACTCCATCAGACTGGATGTGTGCAGTGGATGCAGGTGTGCTGCTCCCACCTGATTTTGGAGTCTTTGACGTAGAGGGGGTCCTGCAGCTTGTCCTCCCAGGGCAGACGTCCACACAGCCACTGGACCATGCAGTAGCTCAGGATCTCCAGGTCGCTCCGTCTGCTGGCAGCTGGAGCCAAACAACCACAtaagcagcagaaaacacagtCAGCAGATTCTCTGAGGTACACGCATTTATAGTAAAACCCAGGTAAAGATTAAATGTGCTGTTAACTGTGTTCTGGTTTCTGACAAACCCATTACAGGATTAGATTcagattttgaaaagtaaatctttttgttttgtttccaagaGACGAGAAGATTAATATCAGActcactgctgtgttttgtaCGCAGTTGGGATCAGGACattgttagcctagcttagcataaagacttaaAACAGCTAGAGGCTGTTTAAAAATACACCGGTTGATCCATACACAAACAACATATTAACCTGACACAGACATGACTGTTATTCATCTTCTCATCTTCAAAGTGAATGAACACATTtccaaaaacataataatacaattgcattttatttaatgagTGCTTTTGAACATAACCAAAATACTACAGACTAAAACGATCAcgataaataatgtttaaaacaaaacttaatttTTACAATGAAGTAGTTAGAAGCCAGTTAAAAGTGCCTGAATGTGTGTTGACACCTGCTTTGTGCTACAACGATCAGTATCTATGTAGCAGCCAATACTGTCCGCCTGATGTCTGCTTATCTCATTTGTGTTGCACTGTGTGATCAGAGTGACCATAAGGCTAAAcaataaaacttgttttttgtttttaaactaatGTTTGACCACATCACAGGGTGGAAACCTGACAGCTGGCTTTAAAGCAGCAGTGAAGTGTTAGTGAACCTACATGCTCCTTTGTGGGCGTCGATGCTCGTGAACTCTATGGTGCCGTCATGACATCTCTTGGGGTCTTCCTTGTACTCTTTCAGGACATTTTCAGGTGCGTACCTGTACGCCAGCCCATAATCTACTAAGTATACCTACAATTCACGCACACACCAACAGAGACAATCACACAGACCAAGAACAAGGTCACATTTTAACACTTTATAgatgtaaacaaatacatttgtaatGTTGACCCATACACAGAGATATGTGAGAGAcatgtttagcctagcttagcacaaagactgaaagcaCAAGGAGCAGATGTAATTCCACCAACATGagcttcattattattattcagtctGCATTGTGCTGAGAGATGACTGAAACTAATGACTCAATACATAAATTAATTTGCCATTAATGCCAAAAAtaatatcaaaagtaaatatAGGCCTtaaataattcataaaatgtaacatgcattgatatttctgtttaaaattgcttctgtatttatttatctttgtcTTCATTCCCGTATTTATTGATTTTCCCCATTTTGTtgaataatgtattaattattcatttatttacatatttatttctgtacTCTGTTCCCTTTTCCCTAAActtagttatttatttttttacatttcttcatgtgtttctgcTGAGAGTGCACAGATCGACTATACTTGTCTTGTTCccacaccagcagcagcctcacTATCGGTCTTCAGCTAAGAAGAAGCTATTTGCAGAACAGGGGTCCCGAACAATACTGCAGCTAGAGCAGCTTAGATAACAGTGATGTAGTCACTGAAGTTACTGTTCATCAGACAGAATCATGTTGGAACAACAATACTCTGACAGAGCAGAGTGTTTGTGGGGGCCAGGCACCGCTGCTTACTAAATACAACTTTATAATTTGTACTGAATTTTAcagataacatttttaaaataaaacttctaTAGATATTGCAATAATATTGTTAACATGAATTATTTTGGCCATGTTAATCGTTGTACGTTGAATGTCAGCTTCctcatttgcattaaaaaacacaaattgataaagaaacgtaaaaagaaatgacttattgttctttctttctttttttttttttttttaaatataatggCATGTTAATCTCATCATTGAGCcatttctttacttctttttgGTTCTGGCAGCTTCGTTCCTCTGTAACATTCTCCAGCTGGTAATTGGCTacaataacaaaacatacaaaaataaaaccaaacctACGTCCCAGTAACTGCAGGGGAAACATCTAAATAGCATAGCTACAAAAAAACCCTTAGCCAATATCGAAATCCCGAGGGGCTGattttgtcatttataaatAGCTGTTTAATAACACCACCAATGATACATTAttaattttcaaattaaatatttgccCCTGCCTTGTTTGCTAGAAAAAAGCTCTTAGCTGCTCCCATCTAATCTCTCCCTGtttggaacacacacacacacacacacacacacacacacacacacacacacacacacagacttaatTGAATCTAATGAAGCAGCACAAGTGTGTTATgatcaaaaaacacaatcatcTGCCTGCTCTCCAGGAGCAGTGCTGGGGTCAGACTGCCACCTTTGTTTTCCAACATGAACAAATGCAGTGCTTAAAACCAGGATGTGATGTCATGATATAAATGCTTCTACTGACCTGGTTGGGATTGCTGTGGCTCAGCATGAGGTTGGAGGCCTTAATGTCAGCGTGCACGTACTCATGATCATGGATGAACTCCAGAGTATCGAGCtaaacaaggaaaaaaacagtgataaCACCAGTTAGTACTGGAAAAGAAGAGATAAATGTTAGTGACACAAATGAGTGAATACAAAACGCAGCCAACCACCTCAGCCAGGTGTGAATGAGGTCTGTACAGTAAAcgtaaaaaaaatctgaatctgaaaaacttttattaaaatgCTAGCATGCTTCTCCCCTGGTGCTAGTTAACCATGCTACCAAAAAATAGCCTATAATGAGCATCTTCAACCACGTGACCGAATGTATCCCACATGGCTAACCTTGATCTCTTCCCATTTCCACACACCAAATTTACATATTGAAGCTCAATTACAACATGTGCTTTACATCTACATTATCCTGATACAGTCTGGCTGTAGCATCATCAGGAACACCCCTATCATCCTGCAGTTTGATAAAAGGCCAAAGACCGAACCGGGCCAGTAATACTGAAtttcaccactagatgtcaaACGAGAACCAACCGCTCCCTTGGCGAACGTAATGAGAGCCCGTGAATGAGAGTGTAGCAGCAGTACAGTCAGGGCAACTgcaacatgttgtgttttcatttgtctcAACAACAATTCAACTGAACTTGTCTTCTTCTGAAgtttataattaaaacaattaaaaaataactacaGACTCAGCGGAGTGAAGCTGGGAAAAAGATCACAGCAGCGACATTTCCAGTGGTCATGTACAGGATGTGAACCTTGCAAGTCAATGAGTTTTCCACAACACGCTCCTCataatgtttaacaataaaaGCCTTGTGAAGAAATTGTACAGTAACTTTCAGggcaaacaaaacagagcagcagatcaAAATGAGGCTTTGTAATGCGGCTACAAAACAGAGTGTAACACCAATGAGCTTCAGCATCAACTGATGACAGTTGTGTAGGGCTCCACCTAACGATTCAATTTTTATTGATTCATCTATcgattattttttccattaatctaacaataaatttacccaaaataacattttaaaacttgtcatttatatttcaatattttattcaatcatcaacaaacacaTATGACAAAGTGCACTTAAGGTCATTATTCCCCAACAACAAATAGCCCAGTCTTAACTAATAATCTGTGTAATCTtaacatatattacattttggtGGGGATCAAAAGTAAACATGACTTAATTTTGGAGAAACGCAGCCCAACTTTATGTTGCTGTGGCATGGCGATCAGCAGGACgtgttatttagcatggataaatactacagagggaacacaacagacatctATCTCTCTGTGTGGctttaagtttcactttcacttcagttcGGTCTCgtcccccagtttaaaacacagtaattaTCTgctcatcctggttgtttactgttatctTTAATCCGCTGATGAGGACAAACGATCACTAGTAGGCCAAGCATGTCAGTAGCTTAACAACATagtagggctgaacgatttatcgttttctgatcgaaattgcgttttcagacaacgcgatcatgtgatcgccaaagctgcggtttttgcagcgctcctgactgacccaggatctgttgtgtcaactattttacacatacatgccaTCTCCCTAccatcctgccaagctcaccaatcagaagcggcatgctactcgtggacaggtcacgctaaccaatcagtattaacctgctccttaacgtgttctgaaatggcttcagctggaccagaagcagagttaggggatttaatccccaagaaaaacaacacgtcggtcatttgggagtatttcgggtttgaggctgcagacgtgcaccagaaacaggtactgtgcaaactgattggggtggggggggttcccaacacatcacacacatggACCATGGAGTGACTCCTACACTGCTGCACCAACCTACAGGGTTTCACTGCACCACCGGATCCATGAATCCATCTGCCCCGGGATGCTTCCGCTTCAAGTGCTCGAGCATGGTGGTAGCGCTGCTTACATCCTCCGCGTTGACGCACGTTACATAAATCGACATATTTGCTTAATCGATTATGTCGATGCGTCACACCAGCCCTACAGTTCTCTCTTGTGGACATCAATCCGAGTAGCATAGTGTCACTGTAGCTAGACATAAGCATCGCAACAACTGTGCAGCTGAGCTGATCAGCTATCCCCGGGCTCCTGCTAACAAGCCACATGCTGCTAGTTCTCTCCACCAACGTTACACCTGACAAATACCAGTTCAGTCAGCTGGCACAAAATCAAAGTGGTTGACGCTCATACACTGGAACGGAAACATTGGGAACCTAGCCAACCCCAGTAAAGACTACAGCGATGACATGAGACAACAGAGCATAACTTCAAACCGCCATGTAACACTGGACACTGTGGACACTGTAAATAACAAACTGTGGCAACATAAATCACTTTTGGGGTTTCTATGTAAGGGAGAAAAATTAGAGCTAGAACAAAAGACACGCAACATGCAAGTGAAATGAAGCTATGTGATCATGAAATAACGAACCAGTCGAAGGCCGAGCTGCAGGACCAGTTTTCTGGGGAACCTCCTTCCACATTCTTCAAACTTCTTCTGCAGGTCTGTGCCAAGCCTGTCAATAACCATGAACCTGTATCTGGACCCAAACAGAAAACTGATTTAATATGTCTGAAGTCACTGAAGTATTACTAAACTGTTGGTGTACCAGTGTTATAGAGTGCTGTATAAGCAACAGACATACAGCACTGCACGACAATACAACTATACAATGGATTGATCTTATTTCACATATTAGACATCGGTTACAACAACAGCCAGAATAAAAATgggaaatagagaaaaaaacatttgtgatttGGCGATAATGACATGATGAAtatgtattgttttaaatgGTGATTCAAGATTATCATATTTGGGCATTTTGACAGTGAAAATAGAAAAACCTGTCTGTTCTAAGCTTCTCAGTACTGACAAATCTTAACTTGTGTGCAGAGGAACAAGATGTTTGCCAGAAGCTGATTAGCTCATATTAGTCTGCCCTGTAGTTGGTGATTTATT encodes the following:
- the vrk1 gene encoding serine/threonine-protein kinase VRK1 produces the protein MPPKGKAAGRGRAPAKRKLAEEFPPGEVLTDTAKKAWKLGAPIGQGGFGLIYLADQNCAGPVGAGAPYVIKVEPSDNGPLFSELKFYMRAAKPDLIQSWIKSHKLDSLGVPRYWGSGLHDRGGKRYRFMVIDRLGTDLQKKFEECGRRFPRKLVLQLGLRLLDTLEFIHDHEYVHADIKASNLMLSHSNPNQVYLVDYGLAYRYAPENVLKEYKEDPKRCHDGTIEFTSIDAHKGASASRRSDLEILSYCMVQWLCGRLPWEDKLQDPLYVKDSKIRSQENISEFLTKCFSPQDKPDEIQRFMEEVKSLTYEDKPAYEKLRSILRAGLKAIQAKDDGKLEFTPVNGAVPPPTKATKRKKAAVEAEESETDGSPVKKKRVTKKKEANGVRKSPRKAPRAKKVAGTGNQGVTKSRLVDMGTQTSPVPAQKPTGTGNQGDTKPRLVDMDTQASPVPAQKPRGRPKKTAS